One part of the Saprospiraceae bacterium genome encodes these proteins:
- a CDS encoding ABC transporter permease has translation MLSIHLIAAVFCFSDFIFGSKPLLCKYQNAWYFMVIQGDAPHGSQFMADLSTLAEWDYRKLKYDFSIWPWIYLDAKEMNSEAAWLPPFSSNEKQFKYILGSYDLGRDVFAACLYGLKKSLSLSILVILFSFLPGLLIGSLFVFHSQRYHKISIYSWSLLFIAGVVLIYGLGLFAEWRFVNIEMLLYFILCIVILMITAYLLRNRNPQIAFNFDGLSLRYIEIMKSIPVLLILLLLLQIFKNPGTYTLAGIISLIYIPNIAKYARSFTMNILQEHYITSAFVIGQSGWKIFAKHILPKLVLDLLPVFAFGIANIILLEAALSFLGLGLPIDQISLGTLMHTARLNPSAWWVVIFPGVLVFWLVYTFNSLAQLGKQETLIRDL, from the coding sequence ATGCTTTCAATTCATCTTATAGCCGCTGTATTCTGCTTCTCCGATTTTATTTTTGGATCTAAACCTTTGTTGTGTAAATATCAAAATGCATGGTATTTTATGGTAATCCAGGGGGATGCTCCTCATGGAAGTCAATTTATGGCAGACTTAAGTACCCTTGCAGAGTGGGACTATAGAAAACTTAAATACGATTTTTCTATTTGGCCATGGATCTATTTGGATGCTAAGGAAATGAATTCTGAAGCTGCATGGTTGCCTCCATTTTCTTCAAATGAAAAGCAATTTAAATATATTTTAGGCTCCTATGATTTGGGCCGAGATGTATTTGCAGCTTGTTTGTATGGTCTTAAAAAGAGTTTAAGTTTGTCTATTCTTGTCATTCTATTTTCATTTTTGCCAGGCTTGCTTATTGGATCTTTATTTGTTTTTCATTCTCAACGATATCATAAAATTTCAATTTATTCTTGGTCCCTTTTGTTTATTGCAGGAGTCGTTTTAATCTATGGGCTTGGTTTATTTGCAGAGTGGCGATTTGTAAATATTGAAATGTTGTTATATTTTATTTTGTGTATAGTAATTTTAATGATAACTGCCTATTTATTAAGAAATCGGAATCCTCAGATTGCTTTCAATTTTGATGGACTTAGTTTAAGATATATAGAAATCATGAAATCCATTCCTGTCCTCTTGATTTTATTATTACTCTTGCAAATTTTTAAGAATCCAGGTACCTACACTTTGGCAGGAATTATCTCCTTGATTTATATACCTAATATTGCAAAATATGCCAGAAGCTTTACAATGAATATTTTGCAGGAGCATTATATTACTTCAGCTTTTGTTATTGGACAATCTGGTTGGAAGATATTTGCCAAGCATATTTTGCCAAAATTAGTGCTTGATTTATTACCTGTGTTTGCTTTTGGGATTGCAAATATTATTTTATTAGAAGCCGCATTATCTTTTTTAGGCTTAGGTTTACCAATAGATCAAATTAGCCTGGGCACCCTAATGCATACCGCACGATTAAATCCATCAGCGTGGTGGGTTGTGATTTTTCCTGGGGTATTGGTTTTCTGGTTAGTTTACACATTTAATTCATTGGCTCAATTGGGTAAACAGGAAACACTCATTAGAGATTTATAA
- a CDS encoding gliding motility-associated C-terminal domain-containing protein, translating to MPVRNLHKESIVRIIILILFVGNLSICAQSNEGTEFWFTFMQHRDQGNKRVCMITSKYNITGQIEMASIGWIQTFNVAANTVQIISIPIEAEILSSEVIEETAVRVNTNLPASVYMHQYNELRSDASLVLPVPSLGNSYYIMSYTPYENRDDHYPSEFAIVGVEDNTEIEILASAATKGGLSRGTSRKIILNKGQTYQVQGRLSSEDLTGSFLNGSKKFAVFSGNRWVQVPNGCGNRDNLLEQMPPIDSWGKAFITVPTKNTSNDIFRILAANNNTQIEIYSKGNVLEQSFTLQQGNWRELRINAYATYIKASEPILVAQYLVGGECNGHNSIGDPAMVLLNSLEQYRDTVTLYNSPFEKITENYINIVLKAQDTSLFQLDGRPLNSFNAKFQTLGPNDEFAYAQIDIQDGPHTLIGGGCGVIAIAYGYGYAESYAYGGGANFTKINNRPIPDGGCLHDTIFFKSGLPENKYTVAWDFGNGNNSTFHEVNQIYDQLGKFQVKLKITNLCLNTVDSITKIIEITLRRDLKSSGDTILCVGKNAFLFASDKAGASFVWTGPNNFKSLEQNPRLQNLQLEDQGIYTVVSTILGCDSYPDSIEIEVIKNPNPELGTDTFFCGDKAFLNLNPGSFYNYLWQDGFTGASYLVTKEGRYHLFVENDFGCIGEDSIYISEKCPVSIYVPNVFSPNGDQINDFFFPVLKYYTAYKLEIFDRWGNLLFISNQPEVGWNGRFNEHTMMPGVYVYVILYEGYDEFGRYVKRKKAGECNLLR from the coding sequence ATGCCAGTCAGGAACTTACATAAGGAATCCATAGTAAGAATCATTATTTTAATTTTATTTGTTGGAAACCTATCCATATGTGCTCAATCTAATGAGGGAACTGAATTTTGGTTCACCTTTATGCAACACCGGGATCAAGGAAATAAAAGAGTTTGCATGATTACTTCCAAATACAATATTACAGGTCAAATAGAAATGGCTTCTATAGGTTGGATTCAAACATTTAATGTTGCAGCGAATACCGTCCAAATAATTTCCATTCCAATAGAGGCTGAAATACTAAGTAGCGAAGTAATTGAAGAAACCGCAGTCAGGGTAAACACCAATTTACCAGCCTCCGTTTATATGCATCAATATAATGAGCTGAGATCTGATGCCAGTCTGGTGCTTCCCGTGCCTTCCTTAGGTAATAGTTATTATATCATGAGTTATACGCCCTATGAAAACAGGGATGATCATTATCCATCGGAGTTTGCAATCGTTGGTGTTGAGGATAATACTGAAATTGAAATTTTAGCATCAGCAGCTACAAAAGGAGGTTTAAGCCGGGGTACTTCCAGGAAAATTATCTTAAATAAAGGTCAGACTTATCAAGTTCAGGGAAGGCTTTCAAGTGAGGATCTAACTGGTAGTTTCTTGAATGGATCTAAAAAATTTGCAGTTTTTAGTGGAAACCGTTGGGTTCAAGTTCCAAATGGATGTGGAAATCGAGATAATTTACTAGAACAAATGCCACCCATTGATAGTTGGGGAAAAGCATTTATCACCGTTCCGACAAAAAATACTTCCAATGATATTTTTAGAATTCTAGCTGCAAATAACAATACCCAAATTGAAATTTATTCCAAAGGGAATGTTCTTGAACAAAGCTTTACTTTACAGCAAGGAAATTGGCGTGAACTTCGGATTAATGCATATGCAACATATATAAAAGCTTCAGAACCTATATTAGTCGCGCAATATCTTGTGGGTGGAGAATGCAATGGACATAATAGTATAGGTGATCCTGCCATGGTTTTGTTGAATAGCCTTGAACAATATCGCGATACGGTAACACTTTATAATTCTCCATTTGAAAAAATCACTGAGAATTATATCAATATTGTATTGAAAGCACAGGATACATCTTTATTTCAATTAGATGGCAGGCCTTTGAATAGTTTCAATGCAAAATTCCAGACCCTTGGCCCAAATGATGAATTTGCGTATGCTCAAATTGATATTCAGGATGGGCCACATACACTTATTGGAGGAGGCTGCGGTGTGATTGCAATCGCCTATGGTTATGGTTATGCTGAATCCTATGCTTATGGTGGTGGTGCTAATTTTACAAAAATCAACAACCGTCCAATTCCTGATGGTGGATGTCTTCATGATACGATCTTTTTTAAATCAGGATTACCTGAAAATAAATACACTGTAGCTTGGGATTTTGGAAACGGTAACAACTCCACCTTTCATGAAGTGAATCAAATTTATGATCAATTAGGAAAGTTTCAGGTAAAATTAAAAATTACCAATTTATGTTTAAACACTGTGGATTCAATAACAAAAATTATTGAAATTACATTGCGGCGGGATTTAAAATCGAGTGGAGATACCATACTATGTGTAGGAAAAAATGCATTTCTATTTGCAAGCGATAAAGCCGGGGCTAGTTTTGTTTGGACTGGTCCAAATAATTTTAAATCGCTGGAACAAAATCCAAGACTTCAAAATCTTCAATTGGAAGATCAAGGAATATATACCGTTGTAAGTACTATTTTAGGCTGTGACTCTTATCCAGATTCTATAGAAATAGAAGTGATCAAGAATCCTAATCCAGAATTAGGAACTGATACTTTTTTTTGTGGAGACAAGGCATTTCTTAATTTAAATCCGGGCAGTTTTTATAATTATTTATGGCAAGATGGATTTACAGGGGCTTCCTATCTGGTAACAAAAGAAGGACGATATCACTTATTTGTTGAAAACGATTTTGGTTGTATTGGAGAAGATTCTATTTATATATCAGAAAAATGTCCGGTAAGTATTTATGTTCCAAATGTATTTTCTCCAAATGGCGATCAAATTAATGATTTTTTCTTTCCAGTCCTTAAATATTATACTGCTTATAAATTAGAAATATTTGATCGTTGGGGTAATTTATTATTTATATCAAATCAACCTGAGGTTGGATGGAATGGAAGGTTTAACGAACACACCATGATGCCAGGTGTTTATGTATATGTGATAT
- a CDS encoding ABC transporter permease: MIRLIPGSYEDLIMADEKQSLEYNKSSQNTLPLFYFSMLPEQEIIFNGLNVFPHFIWNGLQCSFHQKLKQYVSMDFGNSLIDQVPVKTKISKAFPWSLALQIPALFIVIILSFWVAYRSVRFPNSKWMQSIGLILVWLHSVPGFWLATLLLLLFANPDALHLFPAGMQGVASKNPFEIWIYFPNYYILPLCCLVIPSLAYLTRFIKNGLEESIQKPYWTRALSSGLSWKQALRKEALPNALIPLIVWVSGIFPALISGALIIEQIFSIPGLGRLMFQSISSRDWPVVEFLFLLGAMMTILGFLISDFLLRYFDPRIQNQ, from the coding sequence ATGATTCGCTTAATACCGGGTTCTTATGAAGACCTGATCATGGCAGATGAAAAACAAAGTCTTGAGTACAATAAGTCTTCCCAAAACACCTTGCCATTATTTTATTTTAGTATGCTTCCTGAACAAGAAATCATTTTTAATGGTTTAAATGTGTTTCCTCATTTTATTTGGAATGGCTTGCAATGTAGTTTTCATCAAAAATTGAAACAATATGTTTCAATGGATTTTGGAAATTCTTTAATTGATCAAGTTCCAGTGAAAACAAAAATAAGCAAAGCATTTCCCTGGTCTCTTGCACTTCAGATTCCCGCTTTATTTATAGTGATTATTCTAAGCTTTTGGGTCGCTTATAGAAGTGTTCGATTTCCAAATTCCAAATGGATGCAAAGTATTGGATTAATTCTTGTATGGCTGCATTCGGTTCCTGGTTTTTGGTTGGCCACCTTGTTGCTACTATTATTTGCAAATCCGGATGCGCTCCATCTGTTTCCAGCAGGTATGCAGGGTGTGGCATCCAAGAATCCTTTTGAAATTTGGATCTATTTCCCGAATTATTACATCCTACCATTATGTTGTCTTGTCATTCCCAGTTTGGCATATTTAACGCGATTCATTAAAAATGGATTGGAAGAGAGCATTCAAAAACCCTATTGGACTCGAGCCTTAAGTAGTGGCTTATCCTGGAAGCAAGCATTGCGTAAAGAAGCCTTGCCCAATGCACTGATTCCTTTGATTGTGTGGGTTTCTGGAATTTTTCCAGCGCTCATTTCCGGGGCATTAATTATTGAGCAAATTTTTAGTATACCTGGATTGGGAAGATTAATGTTCCAATCCATTTCAAGTAGAGATTGGCCAGTTGTTGAATTTTTATTTTTGTTAGGTGCTATGATGACGATTTTGGGATTTTTGATTTCCGATTTTTTATTGCGCTATTTTGATCCAAGAATACAAAATCAATGA
- a CDS encoding HU family DNA-binding protein, which yields MNKADLISAIAKEAEVTKVQAATALDTVLTAIEKSLKKGESVILVGFGTFSTAERKARTGRNPATGKPIKIAKRRVAKFKAGKGLSDAVRK from the coding sequence ATGAATAAAGCTGATTTGATCAGTGCGATCGCCAAAGAAGCAGAAGTAACTAAAGTTCAAGCTGCTACTGCCTTAGATACAGTTCTTACTGCTATCGAGAAAAGCCTTAAAAAAGGAGAAAGTGTAATCCTTGTTGGTTTCGGTACCTTTTCAACTGCTGAACGTAAAGCAAGAACTGGAAGAAACCCAGCAACTGGTAAGCCAATTAAAATTGCGAAAAGAAGAGTTGCTAAATTTAAAGCTGGAAAAGGACTTTCCGATGCTGTTAGAAAGTAA
- a CDS encoding DUF4082 domain-containing protein, producing MIYTFRFLYFGVCFLILNPIGFSQENLISKSQENRLQIEKIPGNQNTVSIFSCQTPSVVDFTENRPYELGLKFKSSKNGLIVGILYWKATSESGIHIGRIWNQQGIELTNNEFKKESNAGWQTQLLQTPLSILKDSIYIVSVNVNTHYVASQQELSTVIYNCPLMTIADAKNGVYGDRGSFPSNSFANSNYFRDILFSPTDMDSCLSSKVFSNQFIHRGYLGWIHDLASSPRPNDNWPSIWIDEELIQDYENTFQLMQKIGLNEISIWGLFAARSWPLDIEHAIDSFRSVQILRILESAHHYKIKVLAGLGVYSWGFDEIIRANPNLGCSHNASIICPNNSDAWNWQKRMLDYIFSFPIDGISMQSADLGRCRDCKELDTISDMSYHAIVDDRVAEYVKQTYPEKLVGVNTYGMNLGNPQELQAIKKLTRNADYLIDVNNTALNGGSTHVCNIVHSIAPTSYGNLGTPGIEPPMHWARDRWFLPMIKRRSQTLLDFFNKGARAVENYMHLVKNPGEEVSLILVAALENDPNLNWESELKRIVDEIYLPEDSLVLEKLSALFIHAEDIYFKQVGVSQIISLEPLVSSTAGPPIYIRDRMTLQGMLEYKEDLCILRQEFLNLKPKIANTDRLDIILKCIENTVNDISILTNNASNCKLVKSENESVSKESLKLNCVHSATPGIIVVEVWNGNRSQNAILKLTSANGVLLSKVKIPILQGQNSYFIEVDTKSSQIYFIQIGDPINNTFEYCKVFMK from the coding sequence ATGATCTATACTTTCCGATTTTTGTATTTTGGAGTTTGTTTTTTAATTTTAAATCCTATTGGTTTTAGTCAGGAAAATTTAATTTCTAAAAGCCAAGAAAATCGACTTCAGATAGAGAAGATTCCTGGAAATCAAAATACGGTTTCAATCTTTAGTTGTCAAACTCCTTCTGTAGTCGACTTCACAGAGAATAGACCATATGAATTAGGTTTAAAATTTAAATCTTCAAAAAATGGACTTATCGTTGGAATTCTGTATTGGAAAGCAACAAGTGAATCTGGTATTCATATTGGTAGAATTTGGAATCAACAAGGTATTGAACTAACAAATAACGAATTTAAAAAGGAATCAAATGCAGGTTGGCAGACTCAATTATTACAAACCCCTTTGTCCATTCTAAAGGATTCTATCTATATCGTTTCTGTGAATGTAAACACACATTATGTCGCATCACAGCAAGAGCTTTCTACGGTTATTTATAATTGTCCGTTGATGACGATTGCAGATGCTAAAAATGGAGTTTATGGAGACCGGGGTAGTTTCCCATCAAATAGTTTTGCAAATTCTAATTATTTCAGGGATATACTTTTTAGTCCAACAGATATGGATTCATGCTTGTCTTCTAAGGTATTTTCAAATCAATTTATCCATCGTGGCTACTTAGGTTGGATTCATGATTTGGCAAGCTCACCAAGGCCAAATGATAATTGGCCATCTATTTGGATCGATGAAGAATTAATTCAAGATTACGAAAACACATTTCAATTAATGCAAAAAATCGGATTGAATGAAATTTCGATCTGGGGTCTTTTCGCTGCAAGATCATGGCCTTTGGATATTGAACATGCAATAGATTCTTTTCGCTCAGTTCAAATTTTAAGAATATTGGAATCCGCACACCATTATAAAATAAAAGTACTAGCTGGTCTTGGAGTTTACAGTTGGGGTTTTGATGAAATTATTCGTGCAAACCCAAATTTAGGTTGTAGCCATAATGCTAGTATTATTTGTCCAAACAATTCGGATGCCTGGAATTGGCAAAAGCGCATGCTTGATTATATCTTTTCGTTTCCAATAGATGGTATTAGTATGCAAAGTGCAGACTTAGGCCGTTGCAGAGATTGTAAAGAATTGGATACCATTTCAGATATGTCTTATCATGCAATTGTAGATGATCGGGTAGCAGAATATGTGAAACAAACGTATCCTGAAAAGTTGGTTGGTGTAAATACCTATGGTATGAATTTAGGAAATCCTCAAGAATTGCAGGCCATCAAAAAATTGACAAGAAATGCTGATTATCTTATTGATGTCAATAACACGGCACTGAATGGTGGGTCTACTCATGTTTGCAATATCGTTCATTCAATTGCGCCGACAAGCTATGGAAATCTGGGAACACCTGGCATAGAACCCCCAATGCATTGGGCTCGCGATCGTTGGTTTTTACCAATGATTAAAAGAAGATCTCAAACCTTGCTCGATTTTTTTAATAAAGGAGCCAGAGCTGTTGAAAATTATATGCATCTAGTAAAAAATCCTGGCGAAGAAGTTTCTTTAATCTTAGTTGCTGCTTTGGAGAATGACCCAAATTTAAATTGGGAATCAGAATTGAAAAGAATTGTGGATGAAATTTATTTGCCTGAAGATAGTCTTGTTTTGGAAAAATTATCAGCACTTTTTATACATGCTGAGGATATTTATTTTAAACAAGTGGGTGTTTCTCAAATAATTTCTTTGGAACCATTAGTTTCAAGTACAGCAGGGCCGCCAATTTATATAAGAGATCGAATGACTTTGCAAGGGATGCTTGAGTATAAAGAAGATTTGTGTATTTTGAGACAAGAGTTCTTAAACTTAAAACCAAAAATTGCAAACACAGATCGATTAGATATTATTTTGAAATGTATAGAAAATACCGTAAATGATATATCTATTTTAACAAACAATGCAAGCAATTGTAAATTGGTAAAGTCAGAAAATGAATCAGTTTCTAAAGAATCATTAAAATTGAATTGTGTGCATTCTGCAACTCCAGGAATTATAGTGGTTGAAGTTTGGAATGGAAATAGGTCGCAGAATGCAATCCTTAAATTAACATCCGCAAACGGGGTATTGCTGTCGAAGGTAAAAATACCAATCTTACAAGGTCAGAATTCTTATTTTATAGAAGTTGATACGAAATCTTCACAGATATATTTTATTCAAATTGGAGATCCTATAAATAATACTTTTGAATATTGTAAGGTATTCATGAAGTAA
- a CDS encoding FAD-dependent oxidoreductase, protein MNRRSFLKKSSLLGGLAIAVPSFITNPIQKGKKPKSVLIIGAGFSGLAAAHALKKKGLKVTILEARNRIGGRVFSFKPKSATETTIELGAEWVGNSHQRIIDLCKDFNLDLFNNQLETHLTYQGAYQTANTWNLSPEFEKFWKDKTALWANLNPVQKKKLDKQDWWRYLSNKGFTDRDLMLRELMDSTDFGESIRHTSAYAAFAEYAESSEKNEMDLKIKGGNHLLAEKFADAIGRESIFINHKVLQITQDPKVGVQILCENGAPFKADKLICTAPTIALQKIKWLPTLPAIQLDAMNSLQYARIGKFPMVFSERFWQTENFDMITDTPAHYFYHATKDQPGKEGVLVSYAIGEKADVLASVNQAQRDQIILEALKPAFGDVKKYLKESLVYYWGVDAYSKGAYAFYGKGQWFGTMPILKQSFMHTHFAGEHLADWQGFMEGAINSGEEAAETLLN, encoded by the coding sequence ATGAATCGTCGATCGTTTTTGAAAAAATCCAGCTTATTAGGCGGTTTGGCCATAGCTGTCCCATCATTTATTACAAACCCTATACAAAAAGGGAAAAAGCCTAAATCTGTTTTGATAATAGGCGCTGGATTTTCTGGTTTAGCAGCAGCTCATGCTTTAAAGAAAAAAGGTCTTAAAGTAACGATTCTGGAAGCTAGGAATCGGATTGGAGGGCGTGTGTTTTCTTTTAAACCAAAATCTGCAACCGAGACAACTATTGAACTTGGTGCTGAATGGGTTGGAAATTCTCATCAACGGATAATAGATCTTTGCAAAGATTTTAACCTTGACTTATTTAATAATCAACTAGAAACACATCTTACATATCAAGGAGCTTACCAAACAGCAAATACCTGGAATTTAAGTCCAGAGTTTGAAAAATTTTGGAAAGATAAAACTGCACTTTGGGCAAATTTAAATCCAGTACAAAAGAAAAAACTTGACAAACAAGATTGGTGGAGATATTTATCAAATAAAGGATTTACAGATCGGGATTTGATGTTGCGGGAATTAATGGATAGCACGGATTTTGGAGAAAGTATCCGACATACTTCTGCTTATGCTGCATTTGCTGAGTATGCAGAAAGCAGTGAGAAAAATGAAATGGATTTAAAAATAAAAGGAGGCAATCATTTGTTGGCTGAAAAATTTGCAGATGCCATAGGTCGCGAATCCATATTCATAAATCATAAAGTTTTACAAATCACACAGGATCCAAAAGTTGGAGTACAAATTTTATGTGAAAACGGCGCTCCATTTAAAGCAGACAAATTAATATGTACAGCACCCACGATCGCATTACAAAAAATAAAATGGTTGCCTACTTTACCTGCGATCCAACTGGATGCGATGAATTCTTTACAATATGCAAGAATTGGTAAATTCCCAATGGTATTTTCTGAACGATTCTGGCAAACTGAAAACTTTGATATGATTACAGACACACCAGCACACTATTTTTATCATGCCACAAAAGATCAGCCAGGAAAAGAAGGTGTTTTAGTTTCATATGCAATTGGAGAAAAAGCGGATGTTCTAGCCTCTGTCAATCAAGCACAACGGGATCAAATTATTCTAGAAGCGCTAAAACCTGCTTTTGGCGATGTTAAAAAATACTTGAAAGAAAGTTTAGTTTACTATTGGGGTGTGGATGCCTATTCTAAAGGTGCATATGCATTTTATGGGAAAGGCCAATGGTTTGGCACCATGCCTATTTTAAAACAATCTTTTATGCATACTCATTTTGCAGGTGAACATTTAGCAGATTGGCAAGGATTTATGGAAGGTGCAATTAACAGTGGTGAAGAAGCTGCAGAAACTTTATTGAATTAA